In Luteolibacter arcticus, the following proteins share a genomic window:
- a CDS encoding peptidylprolyl isomerase → MSDIRITLHTDKGDIEGTIFASKVPITSANFLNLAKRGYYEGVAFHRVIANFMIQGGDPTGTGRGGPGYKFADEIDRSLKHDKPGLFSMANAGPNTNGSQFFVTHLATPHLDGKHAVFGEVTKGQDVVNAIRQGDSIKSITIHDDTTALFESQKDHVEHWNSILDK, encoded by the coding sequence ATGTCCGACATCCGCATCACGCTGCACACCGACAAGGGAGATATCGAAGGCACCATCTTTGCCTCCAAGGTGCCCATCACCTCCGCCAATTTCCTCAATCTCGCCAAGCGCGGCTACTACGAGGGCGTGGCCTTCCACCGGGTGATCGCCAATTTCATGATCCAGGGCGGTGACCCGACCGGCACCGGCCGTGGCGGTCCCGGGTACAAGTTCGCCGATGAGATCGACCGCTCGCTCAAGCACGACAAGCCGGGCCTCTTCTCGATGGCCAACGCCGGTCCGAACACAAATGGCAGCCAGTTCTTCGTCACCCACCTCGCAACCCCGCACCTCGATGGCAAGCACGCCGTCTTCGGCGAAGTCACCAAGGGCCAGGACGTGGTGAATGCCATCCGCCAGGGCGATTCGATCAAGTCGATCACCATCCACGACGACACCACCGCGCTTTTCGAAAGCCAGAAGGATCACGTGGAGCACTGGAACTCGATCCTCGACAAATAA
- the gluQRS gene encoding tRNA glutamyl-Q(34) synthetase GluQRS, which translates to MPATVTRFAPSPTGRLHLGHAYAAKVAHDQARRDSGRFLLRFEDIDHTRVKSEFYEAIEEDLRWLGFEWDGPALRQSERTAAYSAALEDLRRLGVAYPCFCTRREIEEEVARMVSAPHGPEGALYPGTCRRLSENERNTRLAAGQQPAWRLDAPKAAAITGELSFTDSRHGRIAVNPGLLGDVVLARKDIGTSYHLAVVVDDAFQQVTLVTRGEDLLPSTHVHRILQALLRFPEPLYLHHELVTDEKGVRLAKRHDALSIRSLREAGASPADVVARLA; encoded by the coding sequence ATGCCCGCTACCGTCACCCGCTTTGCCCCGAGTCCGACCGGCCGACTGCACCTCGGTCACGCCTACGCCGCCAAGGTCGCCCATGATCAGGCCCGCCGGGACAGCGGCCGATTCCTGCTTCGCTTCGAGGACATCGATCACACCCGGGTGAAGTCCGAGTTCTACGAGGCGATTGAAGAAGACCTGCGCTGGCTGGGATTCGAATGGGACGGCCCCGCGCTGCGGCAGTCCGAGCGGACCGCAGCCTACTCTGCCGCACTGGAGGATCTCCGTCGCTTGGGAGTCGCTTACCCGTGTTTCTGCACGCGACGGGAGATCGAGGAAGAAGTCGCCCGCATGGTCAGCGCGCCGCACGGCCCGGAGGGCGCGCTGTATCCCGGCACCTGCCGGCGGCTGTCGGAGAACGAGCGAAACACCCGCCTCGCCGCCGGACAGCAACCGGCCTGGCGTCTCGATGCCCCAAAGGCGGCGGCCATCACCGGCGAACTCTCCTTCACCGACTCGCGCCACGGCCGGATCGCCGTGAATCCCGGCCTGCTGGGCGACGTGGTCTTGGCCCGCAAGGACATCGGCACCTCCTACCATCTCGCCGTGGTCGTGGACGATGCCTTCCAGCAGGTCACTCTGGTGACCCGCGGGGAGGATCTGCTGCCCTCGACCCACGTCCACAGGATCCTCCAGGCCTTGCTGCGGTTTCCCGAACCGCTCTACCTCCACCACGAGCTGGTAACGGACGAAAAGGGCGTCCGGCTCGCCAAGCGCCACGATGCACTTTCGATCCGCAGCCTGCGTGAGGCCGGAGCCTCTCCGGCGGATGTGGTCGCCCGGCTTGCGTAG
- the glpK gene encoding glycerol kinase GlpK, translated as MPRTHILALDQGTTSSRAVVFDHEGHPVAVGQREFPQQYPRPGWVEHDPLAIWASQWSTAVEALGKADLVAEDVAAIGITNQRETTLVWERDSGRPVYPAIVWQDRRTADDCARLKADSVESLFTAKTGLRLDPYFSGTKLRWILDNVEGARAKAEAGKLMFGTVDSWLLWRLTGRTVHATDATNASRTLLYNIHRGDWDDELLGILGIPRSMLPEVKDSSGVFGESMEGIPIGGIAGDQHAALFGQGCFSPGMAKNTYGTGCFMLMHTGDEAVTSRNNLLTTVAWQIGGKREYALEGSVFIGGALIQWLRDELQLVRSAEECNQLAASVPDSGGMYLVPAFAGLGAPYWDPYARGAAFGMSRGTNRAHFCRAALEAIAYQSAELAECMVRDSGIDLKDLRVDGGAVRSDLLMQFQADLLGVDVVRPKDIESTAAGAAFLAGLAIGFWKDRDEIQRCREVERVFSPQRPGSEMVPLLAGWRKAVERSGAWES; from the coding sequence ATGCCGCGGACCCACATTCTCGCGCTCGATCAAGGAACCACCTCCTCGCGAGCCGTCGTTTTCGACCACGAAGGCCACCCGGTGGCGGTCGGCCAGCGGGAATTTCCCCAGCAGTATCCACGACCCGGATGGGTGGAGCACGATCCGCTCGCCATCTGGGCCAGCCAGTGGTCCACCGCGGTCGAGGCGCTCGGGAAGGCTGACCTGGTTGCGGAGGACGTCGCCGCGATCGGCATCACCAACCAGCGCGAAACGACCCTGGTGTGGGAGCGTGACAGCGGCCGGCCGGTTTACCCGGCGATCGTCTGGCAGGACCGCCGCACCGCCGACGATTGCGCCCGGCTGAAAGCCGACAGCGTGGAGTCGCTTTTCACTGCCAAGACCGGTCTGCGGCTCGATCCCTATTTCTCCGGCACCAAGCTGCGGTGGATTCTCGATAACGTCGAAGGTGCGCGAGCCAAGGCGGAGGCGGGCAAGCTGATGTTCGGCACGGTTGATAGCTGGCTGCTGTGGCGGCTCACGGGCCGCACCGTCCACGCCACCGACGCGACCAATGCTTCCCGGACCTTGCTCTACAATATTCATCGCGGGGATTGGGATGACGAACTGCTGGGGATCCTCGGCATTCCTCGCTCGATGCTTCCGGAGGTGAAGGACAGCAGCGGAGTCTTCGGCGAGTCGATGGAAGGGATTCCCATCGGGGGGATTGCAGGTGACCAGCATGCGGCGCTCTTTGGCCAAGGTTGCTTCTCGCCGGGCATGGCGAAGAACACCTATGGCACCGGCTGCTTCATGCTGATGCATACCGGAGATGAGGCAGTGACCTCGCGGAACAACCTGCTCACCACGGTGGCGTGGCAGATTGGCGGGAAAAGGGAGTATGCGCTTGAAGGGTCGGTCTTCATCGGCGGCGCATTGATCCAGTGGCTGCGTGATGAACTGCAGCTCGTGCGGTCTGCCGAGGAGTGCAACCAGCTCGCGGCGAGCGTTCCGGACAGTGGCGGCATGTACCTCGTGCCGGCCTTTGCCGGGCTCGGTGCTCCTTACTGGGATCCGTATGCCCGTGGCGCGGCCTTTGGCATGAGCCGCGGCACCAACCGCGCCCACTTTTGCCGCGCGGCGCTCGAAGCCATCGCTTACCAGAGCGCCGAACTCGCCGAGTGCATGGTGCGTGACAGCGGCATCGACTTGAAGGATCTGCGCGTCGATGGTGGCGCGGTGCGCAGCGACTTGCTGATGCAGTTCCAGGCGGACTTGTTAGGCGTCGATGTCGTGCGGCCGAAGGACATCGAGAGCACGGCCGCCGGTGCTGCGTTTCTTGCGGGTCTCGCCATTGGCTTCTGGAAGGACCGGGATGAAATCCAGCGATGTCGGGAGGTGGAACGGGTCTTTTCACCACAGCGGCCAGGTTCGGAAATGGTTCCGCTGTTGGCCGGTTGGCGCAAGGCGGTCGAGCGCTCCGGGGCGTGGGAATCATGA